From the genome of Sporosarcina luteola:
CTCTTCAAGCTGTTTCGCAAGCTCTGCTCCGCCGGATTTAACAACTCTGCCCTGCATCATAACGTGGACAAAGTCAGGCGTGATGTAGTCGAGAAGGCGTTGGTAGTGAGTGATGATCAGGCATCCGAATCCTTCTCCGCGCATTTCATTGATTCCTTTTGAAACGACTTTCAATGCATCGATGTCGAGACCGGAGTCAATTTCATCAAGTACTGCAAATTTCGGCTGCAGCATCATCAATTGAAGGATTTCATTGCGTTTTTTCTCTCCGCCGGAGAATCCTTCGTTCAAATAACGAGTCGCCATATCTTGATCCATTTCAAGGACGTCCATCTTACTGTCCAATTCACGGATGAATTTCATAAGGGATATTTCATCGCCTTCTTCACGGCGCGCATTGATTGCAGAGCGCATGAAGTCCGCGTTCGTTACTCCATTAATTTCACTCGGGTATTGCATTGCAAGGAAAAGTCCCGCTTTAGCGCGCTCATCCACTTCCATTTCAAGGACATCTTCGCCATCAAGCAAGACAGATCCGGAAGTCACCTCATATTTTGGGTGGCCCATGATTGCTGATGCAAGTGTCGATTTACCGGTTCCGTTAGGTCCCATGATCGCATGGATCTCACCTGTATTGATTGTTAGGTTGACGCCTTTCAATATTTCCTTACCTTCAATTTCTACGTGAAGGTCTTTGATTTCCAAAGTTGCCATTCCAATACCTCCAATATGATAAAGATGAACGGGGTAAACCATTCTCTATTTAGTATCATTCTAATTTTAGCTCATTCTGCACGTTGTTGCAAATCATTAAGAATTATTATCGTTTTATGGGGAAAATATGAGTATTACAACGTTTTGTTAGTTTGTTTGAAATGAAACCCATTTTCAATTATCGGCTGCTTACTGAGAATCAATGAATATGGCTTTATTTATAAATAAAAAATAGAAGGCAGGGAATTTTAATATTCCTCCTTCTACTTTTTAAGTTATTCCGTTTCTACGCCTTTCACTTTTGGAGTGAGGCGGTCAACGATCATGGCTAGGGCTCCGTCGCCGGTTACGTTGGTGGCTGTGCCGAAACTGTCTTGCGCCATGTAGAGTGCAATCATCAATGCGACCATTGATTCATCGAATCCTAGCATTGTGCTGAGCAGGCCTACTGCCGCCATAACTGCCCCTCCTGGAACTCCAGGTGCTGCGATCATCGTTACGCCGAGCATGAGGATGAATGGCAGATAGTCCGAGAAGCTGAATGGCATGCCGTTCATGAGCAGGACGCCGATGGAGCAGGATACTAGCGTAATCGTACTTCCGGATAAGTGGATCGTTGCGAATAACGGTACTGTGAAGTCCGTCACTTTCTCGGATGCCCCTGTCTTCTTCGCTTGTTGCAGCGTTACGGGAATTGTAGCAGCCGATGATTGCGTTCCGAGTGCCGTCATATAGGCAGGCGCCATTGTTTTCATGAGGAAGAACGGATTTTTCTTCGAAAGTGTTCCGGCGATTGTATATTGAATCATCAACATGATGATATGTAGTGCGATGACCATGACGAATACGAGTGAGAAGACCGACAACACTTTCGCCACTTGTCCGCTGTACGTCATGTTAAGGAAAATACCAAAGATATGGAATGGTAATAACGGAATGATGACGAATGAAATAACTTTTTCAATAAGGGTATTCAATTCTTCAAAGAATGACAGCATCGTTTTGCTGTTGATGGATGCCATTCCGATACCGAAAATGAAAGCGAGCAGCAATGCAGACATGACGCCCATTACGGGTGTCATTTCAAGTTCGAAGAATGTTATGGCCGCGGATTTCCCAGCGTTTTCAACAGATTGAGAGCCAATGCCGCCAATGAATTTAGGCAAGATTGTCGTTGCAGCCAAAAATGCCATAATCCCTGCTGCAATCGTAGAAGCATATGCGAGCACAGTAGCCAATCCTAACAATTTACCAGATCCGCTACCAAGCTTTGCTATTCCAGGTGCAATAAATGCAATGATAATAAACGGTACAACAAAGTTTAGAAAACCGCCGAAAATCATATTGAACGTCGCAAATAACCTAGTGAACCAATGCGCAAAACCTTCATGTATTTCTGGGAGCAACAAACCAATGCCCACCGCAAGCCCTATGGCGATAATGATTCGCCATATAAGGCCTATCTTCCTCTTCATAAAATGTCCTCCTCAAAAGTACAAATGTTTAAAAAAACAACAAACCCACTTTACCATAGTGAAGAATAAATGGGAACACCTTTATGGGTTTTACTACTTTATGGAGGACAAAAAACGCCTGTCTCCGATGAAACGGAAACAGACGGCTTTACTCAATTAGTTAACAGGAACGACAGAGCCGCCCCATTCTTTCAAAATAAATTCCTGAATTTCTTCGGATGTCAACACTTCTACAAGCGCTTTGATCGCTTCGTTGTCTTCATCTCCAGAACGGACCGTAATGACGTTTACGTAAGGAGAATCCGTTTTTTCAATTGCAATTGAATCTTCAAGCGGGTTCAAGCCAGCATCGATTGCATAGTTAGAGTTGATCAAAACTGCGTCGCCTTCATTATTATTGTAAAGAGTTGGAAGCAATGCTGCTTCGTAATCCGGTTCAAACTTCAGGTTTTTCGGATTGTCCACAATATCTGTAAGTTCTGCTTTCACTTTATCTACACCCTCAGCAAGTGTGATCAAGCCATTTTCCTCAAGCATTTCAAGTACACGGCCATGATCCGAAACTGAGTTGCTCATAAGGACTGTTGCACCGTCTGGCAATTCATCTAATGATTTATATTCCTTCGAATAAACACCCATCGGTTCGATATGGATTCCTCCCGCATTGACAAAGTCGTAGTCGAAATCAGCAATTTGACTTTCCAAGTAAGGAATGGTTTGGAAGTAGTTCGCATCCAATACACCTGATTCCAAGTCCTTGTTAGGCAATATATATTCCTGGTATGTTTCAATTTCCAAGTCGATTCCTTTTTCCTTCAACAACGGCTTCACTTTTTCCAAAATGCCGGCATGCGGTGTATTGGAAGCGCCGACTACGATTTTCGTCGATTCCTTATTGCCGCCATCAGCATTCTTGCTTCCGCTAGCCCCATCTTCTTTATCTTTTGTCCCGCAAGCTGCCAAAGCAAGCACGAGAACCGTCAATAGTAGTGCAGATAATACCTTCTTCATGATTTCTCTCCCCATTCTTAGATGATATTTATAATTAACAGGACACTCCTGCAAATTATCGCTTGTCCAATTTCTTCACCGCAAAGTCGCCGATGATCTGGATTGCAAATACGACAATCAAAATAATAATAGTTGCGACAATCATCACGTCAGTCCGGCTTCGTTGGAATCCTTCATAGTATGCAAGGTTTCCGAGCCCTCCCGCACCGATGACTCCGGCCATTGCCGTATATCCGACAAGTGCGATCGAAGTTACTGTAAGCCCTGAAATAAGGGCAGGCATCGATTCAGGCAGCAAGACTTTGAAGATAATCGTACTTGTTTTAGCACCCATCGATCTTGCTGCTTCGATAACACCTCTGTCTATTTCACGAAGGCCGATCATGACCATTCTCGCATAAAACGGTGCTGCTCCAATGACAAGGGCCGGGATGGCCGCTTCCGGACCACGGATCGTTCCAACGAGCAACGTCGTGAACGGGATAATCAGGATAATTAAAATGATGAAAGGAATGGAGCGGAATATATTAACGAATGCTCCAGTGACGCCGTATACCAATCTGTTTCTCCATAGCTGGCCGGGGCTTGATAAGAATAAAAGTATGCCAAGAACCAGTCCGAATACGAATGTATATAGAGTGGAGAGCCCTGTCATATATAACGTTTCAATAGTCGCTTCCCACATTTTATCCCAATTGACGTGTGGTAATAAATTCTCAATCATTGCCAATCACCTCTGTCTGTACACCTTGTTCATGTAGATAGGCAATCGCCCCGTCAATATCTTTCTCTATACCGACAAGCTGTAAAATGAGCGAGCCGTAAGCGCCGCCTTTCGTGTGGGATATATTCCCTTGGACAATATTCACGTCGATCTCAAATTGTCGGATCAAACTCGCCAATACGGGCTGCTCCGTCCGTTCCCCGACAAAGATTAGTTTTATGAGTGTGCCCCCAGGCAAATGGGCAAGTGCCTGTTCGGTTCCCTCGGGTTCCGTCACTTGGGAAACGAACCGCTTTGTAATCGGAGCTTGCGGTGACTGGAACACGTCCAACACAGGACCGATTTCCACGACTTTTCCGGCTTCCATAACCGCCACACGATGACAGATCTTCCGGATGACATGCATTTCATGTGTTATTAGAACAATCGTCAATCCGAGCCGTTCATTAATGCTTGTCAACAGATCAAGGATGGCATCTGTCGTTTCCGGGTCAAGCGCGGAAGTCGCCTCATCGCAGAGAAGAACTTCAGGATCATTCGCCAACGCCCGCGCAATACCGACACGTTGCTTTTGACCACCGGAAAGCTCGGATGGATAGGCATTCTCCCTGCCGCTTAGTCCGACGAGTTCGATTAGTTCGGCCACCTTCCGTTCTCGCTCCGCTTTTTTCACTCCCGCGATTTCAAGAGGAAATGCTATGTTCTGCTTGACCGTACGGGACCAAAGTAAATTGAAATGTTGAAAAATCATACTGATTTTTTGCCTTGCTTCACGCAGTTCTTTGCCTGTGAATGCCGATATTTCACGGTTTCCAATTTTTATTGTTCCCGTCGTCGGAGTTTCAAGCCCATTCAAAAGGCGGATCAACGTACTTTTTCCGGCACCGCTATAACCGATGATACCGAAGATTTCACCCTCTTCGATCGTAAGGGAAACATTATCCACCGCCAGGATTTCATCGTTCAGCCGGCCAAAACTTTTTTTGACGTCTATCAATTGAATCATCACTATCACCTCTACACGATCTTTTCCATAATAAAAGCCTTTCTGCAGACAAGCAGAAAGGCTGAAACGTTATATTCAAAAAAACGTCAATCCGATCTCTCATCTCTCAAAGCAAATGCTTTGCGTGATTTGGCACCATTTCACATTCGTGACGGTTGCCGGGCTTCATAGGGCACTTCCCTCCACCTCTCTTTATAAGAGCGACATATTCAGTTAAAGTTAATAGATATACTTATATCATGAACTTCTGAGGTATGTCAATCTATTTTCTCAAGAAGATGCGGAATCGACTGGAAAGCGTAAATTTTATGGACAATCTCCCCATCCTTCTGAATTAATAAACAAGGGACGCTTTCAATTTCATAATCAACAGCGAGATCCTCCACATAATTCAAGTCAGCCTTCCCAATGGGCAGATCCGGTTTCATGGCAGCAATGACTTCCATCATTTTTGAAGCAACCGCACAGGTTCCGCACATTGGTGTGTATAAATAAAATATTGATTCGGGATAAACATTTTTGCTGTCTTCCCATTGCGCACGTGTCCAATTCTCAATAGTGGCCACTCTTCATCACCTTCATAGTAAAAATTCGGGATGCACATCAAAGTTTTCGGAGAGGAGTATGGCTGCAAGCACTCTGTATGGAGTCGTTTCAACTTGGCGGTAAACCCGCTCTGTATAAAGGTGGATCGCTTCAGGATAATCCCTTTTGAATAAAGTCCGGATCTTCTCTCCGGATTCATCGGCATCCAGAAAAACGAACAGGTCACAATCCTCATAAGGCATAAGCATCTCATCGATCCGATACGGACTCACTGTCCCATTCGTACAAATGATCTCAACCGGCTCCGCCAGCACCTTTTGTAATCTTTTCCGGTCCGAACCGCCTTCGACGATGAGGATTTTAGGACAATCCATTTCCACGTCTCTCCTTCTTTGAAACATTGAAAAAAGCGCCGGAGTTTGGTCCAAGCGCCACTTCATTTACTTACTCGCCGACAGTCATTTTGTCATAGTCTTCAGCTGACATGAGTGCATCTAGCTCAGCTTCGTCTGATGCTTCCACAACGATCATCCAAGCACCTTCAAATGGAGATTCATTCACCAATTCAGGGCTGTCTTCCAATTCTTCGTTCACTTCGACGACTTTACCGCTGATCGGAGCATATAGTTCAGATACAGTTTTCACTGATTCAACACTTCCGAATGGCTCATCTGCTTTAACTTCATCTCCAACTTGCGGCAATTCAACGAAAACAATATCGCCAAGTTCGGATTGCGCAAAATGTGTAATACCGATTCGATACTTTCCGCTCTCATCCTTTACCCATTCGTGCTCTTCTGAATAACGAAATTCTTTAGGTGTGTTCATCCCGTACCCCTCCATTAAGTATGCATTTATTGATTTCCATTCAATTTTGACATATTCGGAAGCTAAAGACAAGAAAGTATATTACGCTCCCCAAACTTCCTCATACGTTTCTTCCTTGAAGCCGACAGTCACATTTGAGCCATCCGTAACAATCGGTCTTTTGATAAGCATGCCGTCCGTAGATAACAGTTCGACCTTTTCAGCATCCGTCATTCCAGGCAGCTTGTCCTTCAAATTCAACTCACGGTATTTCATTCCGCTCACATTGAAGAACTTCTTAATGTCCAGGTTGGAGTTTCCGATCATTTGTTGAAGTTCCTCTTTAGTCGGTGGATTTTCAACGATGTTGACCTCTTTGAATTCCAACTCCGCGTTTTCCAACCACTTTTTCGCTTTCCTGCAAGTTCCGCATTTCGGATATCCGTAGTATGTTAAAGACAATTCGCAACACCTCCATTTTACCTAAGTATAACAGAGAAGCCGCCCGGGATAAATCCAGGGCGGTGTGTGTAATCAAACGATGTATTTTTCTGCGTCAATCAATTTGACGGATGCTTCGCGTTTTTTCGCGATGATGTTGTATGGATTCGAACGCGTCAATTTGCGTAATGCGGAAAGCATCATCCGTTGGTTATCGCCCTCAACGGAAGCAAGAAGTGTCTCCTTCGCGTCCTTTTCAATTGCTTCGAACGCTTCCTGACAGAAGATTTCCGTGTACAAGATCTTTTGCTTCTCTTTCTCTTCACCATTTTTAGCAACCGCTTTTTCCGTACGGAGCAATGCGGATTCCATAGCGAAGACGTTGTTTGCAATATCAGCGATGTTTACTAGGACTTCCTGCTCTGCTTCGAGCTTCGTGCCGAAGCGTTGTGCGGCCATTCCAGCTGCTAGCAAGCCGATTTTCTTCGCATTTTTCACGAGCACTTTTTCTTGAGCCAATGCTTCGTCCCCGATTTCTTCAGGCATCATCATAAGAAGCTCTTCCTGCAAGCTTTGTGCCTGTTGAAGCAATGGCAATTCGCCTTTCATTGCTTTTTTCAAGAACGTACCAGGAACGATCAGACGGTTGATTTCATTTGTTCCTTCGAAAATACGGTTGATGCGTGAGTCGCGGTAAATGCGCTCCACTTCGTATTCTTGCATGAAGCCATAGCCGCCGTGCAATTGGACCGCTTCATCGGCGATATAGTCAAGAACTTCGGAGCCGACAACTTTATTGATGGAGCATTCAATCGCGTATTCTGCAATTGATGCCGCTACCGCCTTCCCATCTTTTTGCTGCTCAGCCGTCATTTGGCTGTTGCGTTCTTCAAAGTATCCGACTGTACGGTAGATCAAGCTCTCCGTCGCATATAGCTTAGAAGCCATCGTTGCAAGCTTTTCCTTCGTTAGATTGAATGAAGAGATTGGCGTCTTGAATTGTTGGCGCTGGTTTGCATACGTGATTGCCAATTCAAGAGCGCGTTTGGAACCGCCGATAGTGCCGACACCTAATTTATAACGGCCGATGTTCAAAATGTTAAATGCGATGACATGGCCTCTTCCGATTTCCCCTAACAGGTTTTCAACAGGAACTTGTGCATCTTCCAAAATCAATGTACGAGTTGAAGATGACTTGATACCCATCTTCTTCTCTTCTGCCCCGACAGAAACGCCTGGGAATTCTCTTTCAACGATGAATGCCGAGAATTTATCGCCATCGACTTTTGCATAAACGACGAATACGTCTGCGAATCCTGCGTTTGTGATCCATTGCTTTTCACCGTTCAGGACGTAGTGAGTGCCGGCTTCGTTCAATTTTGCAGTTGTTTTTGCACCAAGTGCGTCTGATCCGGAGCCTGGCTCAGTCAATGCGTACGCGGAAATTTTATCGCCGGATACGGAGTTCGGCAAATACTTTTTCTTCTGTTCTTCATTACCGAAAAGGACGATTGGCAATGTACCGATTCCGACGTGCGCTCCGTGAGTGATGGAGAAGCCGCCCGCTACGGACATTTTTTCAGCGATCAACGCTGATGAGATTTTATCAAGGCCGAGGCCGTCGTATTCTTCAGGTACGTCTGCACCGAGAAGGCCGAGGTCTCCTGCGGATTTCAATAGTTTTACAGAGTGTTCGAATTCATGTTTTTCTAAGTTTTCCACGACTGGAAGGACTTCGTTTTTCACATAGTCCTCTGTTGTTTTCGCGATCATTTTTTGTTCGTCTGAGAAGTCTTCTGGTGTGAATACGCGTGATGCGTCGATGTCCTCGATGAGGAATGCTCCTCCGCGGATGAAATCCTTTGTTGTTGTTTCAGTCATTATATATTCCTCCTCTTAAATAGTAATTTAAATACGGATTTCCGCTACAGGCGGACGCTTTCCGGGGGGCACGGCTTCAGCCGCTTCCCTCGCGCAAGTGCTCGCAACGCTGCGCTTTTGCTCGCAAACGCCGTTCTTCGTAACGGCGTTCGCTCAGTCCAGGGTCTTCAGCTCGTGCTAATCCCCCAGGAGTCGCCGCCTTTCGCTGCAATCCTAAGTGTCTATTTTAAAACGCATAAATTCACTACAAATACGCATAAACGGTCCCAATTACGCATAATTCACCGGAATCACGCATAAATGGTTTCAAAGACGCATAAGACGCCGGTAAGCCTCATAAATCTGCGCAGACACGCATAAACGCTTCTAAAAGCTCATAAAGCACTTCTTATAGCAGTTCAAATACTCCGGCTGCGCCCATTCCGCCGCCGATGCACATTGTGACGACGCCGAATTGCTTGCCTTGGCGTTTTAGTTCGTTCATCAATCGAAGTGTCAGGACGGACCCTGTTGCGCCGAGTGGATGGCCTAGGGCGATTGCTCCACCATTGACGTTGACTTTATCCATATCCAGTCCTAAGTGGCGGATGACTTGCAGTGATTGGGATGCGAATGCTTCATTCAGCTCCCATAGGTCGATGTCCTCGATGGAAAGTCCGGCAAGTTTCAATGCTTTCGGAACAGCTTCAATCGGTCCGATGCCCATCACTTCAGGCGGCACGCCACCTACGGCGAATGAACGGAATTTCGCGATCGGTTTCAAGCCTTTCCCTTCGGCAATTTCGCGATCCATGACGAGGACGGATGCAGCTCCGTCGGATGTTTGGGATGCATTTCCGGCAGTGACGGATCCTTTTACGGAGAATGCCGGGCGTAATTTGCCCAACACTTCCATTGAGGTACCCGTACGGACGCCTTCGTCCATTTCAAAGAGGACCGTCTTTTCCTGGTACTTGCCGTTTCCGTCGACAAAACGTTTCACTACTTCCACAGGAACGATTTCGTCAATAAATTTGCCAGCTTCAATTGCCGCTGCTGCTTTTTCATGTGAACGGACAGCGAATGCATCTTGGTCTTCGCGGCTTACGCCGTACTTCACTGCGACTTGCTCAGCTGTATGGCCCATTCCCATATAATATTGGGGAGCCGTTTCTGCCAATTTGAAGTTCGGTCTGATCGTATTCCCCATCATCGGTACCATGCTCATCGACTCGACGCCGCCAGCGATGATCGCTTCGGACTGGCCGAGCATGATCCGCTCTGCCGCATATGCGATCGATTGAAGGCCCGAAGAACAGAATCGGTTTACCGTAATTGCCGGCGTTGTGTCAGGCAATCCTGCGAGCGCCCCAATATTGCGGGCGACGTTCATGCCTTGCTCCGCTTCCGGCATTGCACATCCAATGATCAAGTCATCTATTGGTCCATCGTATCCATTTGCACGTTTCAATGTTTCTTTAATTGTCAAAGCTCCCAGATCATCCGGGCGAACAGTTGCTAGACTCCCTCGGCCCGCTTTTCCGACCGGCGTCCTTGCACCTGCTACAATTACTGCTTCACGCATTCGACTTCCTCCTTTTGCTATCTATGCAGATCAATTGCGCAGCGGCTTCCCTTTCAGGAGCATATGCTGCATCCGCTGTTGGGATTTCGGTTCTTGAATGAGACTCAGGAATGCTTCCCGTTCAAGGTCCAACATGTATTGTTCATCGACAAGAGTTCCATAAGGCACTTTTCCGCCTGATAAAACAAATGCGAGCTTCTTCGCTATTTTCAAGTCATGGTCACTAATAAAGCCTGACAGATGCATGCCTTCCGCTCCGAGAAGCATCGTTGCATATCCGGAATCTCCTGTGACCGGGATCTTCTCCTTTTTAGGAGGGATATAGCCGGCTTCATACAATGCCAGCGCTGCCTGCTTCGCGTCATAAATCAAGTGATCCGGATTGACGCTAATGCCGTCCGCGAAATTTAGGAAGTTGTTCTCTTTCGCTTCTTCCGCAGATGTCGATACTTTCGCCATGGCAATCGTTTCGAACACTTTATTCGCTACGTATTGGTAATCGACGTGCACACCGTTCGGCAATCCTTTCAGATGCTTCGTGTACAAGTTGACGTTGCCGCCCCCACCAGGGATCAGACCGACGCCGACTTCAACCAAGCCCATATATGTTTCCATCGAAGCTTGGATATGTGCAGCCGGCAAGCAAACTTCCGCCCCGCCGCCAAGCGTCATTTGGAATGGCGCCGCAACGACCGGCTTCCGGCTATATTTGATTTTCATCATCGCGTTTTGGAAAGCTTTGATGGTGTAATCAAGTTCAAAAATATTATCATCCTGTGCTTCCATTAAAATCATCGCTAGATTCGCGCCCACACAGAAGTTCTTCCCTTGGTTCCCGATGACGAGGCCTTTGAAATTCTTCTCCACTTCATCAACCGCGAAATTGATCATCTGGATGATGTCTAGACCGATTGCATTCGATTGGGAATGGAATTCCAATAGGGCGATGCCATCGCCGAGGTCGATCAGGCTTGCGCCGGAATTCTTTTTGATGACGCCGTGTTTTTTCTTATAAAGCTTCAAGTTGATCGCTTTTTCATTGACAGTTACCGGCTGATAGCCTTCACCGTCGTAGAAAAAGATTTCACCCTCTTCTTCCTTATAGAAAGATTCGAACCCGTTATCGAGCATTGTTTGAACAAATGCAGGAATTGCAACATTCTCTTCCTTCATCTTCTCAACCGATTTGGCAACGCCGATCGCATCCCAAATCTCGAAAGGTCCTTGCTGCCAGCCGAAGCCCCATTTCATCGCATTGTCGATAGCGACGATATCATCAGCGATTTCCCCATTCAATTCGGCGGAGTAACGGAGTGTCGGTGAAAGGATGCTCCAAAGGATTTCCCCTGTTCGATCTTTTGCGTAAACGAGTGTCTTTACTTTATTCGCAAGACCTTTTTGCTGCTTCGCCATCTCAATTGAAGGCGTTTTCAATTTCTTCGTTGGGCCATATTCGAATGTTTCTGGATCTAATTCAAGGATCTCTTTTCCTTCCTTTAGGTAGAATCCTTGCTTCGACTTCGCGCCTAACCATCCATTGTCGATCATTTTCTTCATGAATGCCGGAAGTTCGAACACTTTCTGCTCTTCGCCTTCCGTCTTGTCATATGCATTTTTTGCAACGTGCATGAAGGTGTCCAGACCGACTACATCCAATGTACGGAAAGTGGCCGATTTTGGGCGCCCGATCAACGTGCCCGTCACCGAGTCGACTTCCCCGATTGAATAGCCGCGCTTCTCCATTTCACAAAGTGTTACAAGCAGGCCGTACGTTCCGATTCTGTTGGCAATGAAGTTCGGCGTGTCTTTCGCTATAACGACACCTTTGCCTAAACGATCCTCTCCGAATTGGAGCATGAAATTGAGTACGCTTTCATCCGTTTTCGCAGTAGGAATCACTTCAAGCAATTTCAAATAACGTGGCGGGTTGAAGAAGTGTGTGCCAAGGAAATGCTTTTGGAAATCCTCCGAACGCCCTTCCGCCATCGCTTCAATGCTGATACCCGATGTGTTTGAGGTGATAATTGTACCTGGTTTTCGAACTGCATCTATTTTTTCATACAAACTTTTTTTAATGTCCAGATTCTCGACGATAACTTCAATGATCCAGTCAACATCATTCAATTTTTCCAAGTCGTCTTCGAAATTTCCGACTTCAATAAGTGATAGATTCTGTTTTGCAGCCAATGGCGCCGGCTTCTGCTTCAAAAGTTTCTCCAAAGCTGTCGCCGCAAATTTATTGCGGACTTGCCGATCCTCCAATGTAAGGTTCTTTGCTTCTTCTTGCTCTGTCAGCTTAGTTGGAACGATATCCAGCAGAAGGACAGGAATGCCGATATTGGCGAGATGGGCTGCAATCCCAGATCCCATTACACCTGAACCTAATACTGCTGCTTTCTTGATTTGATATGCCACGTTGCGAAGCCTCCCTTTTTCTTTTGAATGAACACTCATTCATTTTACAGGCAAAAAAAATAGAAACGTTATCTATATCTATCAGTCTATATCATTCTCTTCTTTTTCGCAATATTGAAATGCATGAATTTCCTATTTATTGTTATGGGCATTTTATTATCTTCATTCATAAAAAGAAGGTACACTATATATAGTAAAGGAGTGTGTTCATGATGAAATCAATTACAACTGCCGAGGAATTCAACAAGGTCATCAACAGCGAAAACAAATCGCTAATCAAATTCCAAGCGGGCTGGTGCCCTGACTGCACACGCATGGATATGTTCATCGATCCAATCGTCAAAGACTATGATATGTATACATGGTATGACGTGGACCGTGACGTGTTGCCTGAAATCGCTGAGAAATATGAAGTGATGGGAATTCCGAGCTTGCTCATATTCCAAAATGGGGAAAAGAAAGCGCACTTACATAGCGCAAATGCAAAAACTCCGGATCAAGTAACCGATTTTCTTGAAACTGTGAACTGATTCCAAAATCATAGGAATAATGAGTAGAGGAGTGGCCGATTTGGCCCACTCCTCTATTATTATGCCTTTTTTCAGTTGGTATATCGTATAATAAGAGAAAACGCATATGCTGAGGTGCAAAATGGATTACGAAAAAGAAATAGAAAAATATAAAGAACGAATCACAGTTTTGGAACAAACGATCAAAAAATCATCTGTGCCAATCATTTCTTCCATTGTCGATGACACAATTCTTGTGCCAATTGTCGGCTATACCGGAACGGAACGATTTGAGCTGATCCGTACACTTGTATTGGAATATCTAGACGAGAATCGCGGCGTGAATTGTGTCGTTTTCGATTTTACGGCTGCTGATTTGAATGAAAAAGAACTGCATGATTATGACTCGCTCGCGCTTGAACTGCAAATGCTGAACAATACGTTGAAGCTAATGGATGTCCGTCCGATTTCAGTCGGTTTCAACCCGTTAATTGTTAGAAAGATCATTGCTGCCGGCGTCCAAATGGAATTCGAATCGTATATCAATTTCAGAATGGCACTTAAAACCCTTCTGAAAGAGAAAAGAGTTACATTGTAAATCCTTTTCATGGAGGGATCAGCAAATGAAACAGGTGGAAGGTTTTCAAGGAAAGTCACAATACGG
Proteins encoded in this window:
- a CDS encoding STAS domain-containing protein, whose amino-acid sequence is MDYEKEIEKYKERITVLEQTIKKSSVPIISSIVDDTILVPIVGYTGTERFELIRTLVLEYLDENRGVNCVVFDFTAADLNEKELHDYDSLALELQMLNNTLKLMDVRPISVGFNPLIVRKIIAAGVQMEFESYINFRMALKTLLKEKRVTL